A genomic window from Rhodococcus sp. KBS0724 includes:
- a CDS encoding serine hydrolase: MHSLDVIDQWPVDNAAAVVLTGESSGGGGRISASHGDQSRVFPLASVTKLLCAYAILVAAEEGAVELDQPAGPEGSTVRHLLAHASGLAFGERVVQAPVASKRIYSSAGFEVLAELIEHETSIPFADYLAEAVFEPLQMTTAALVGPAGHGAQASAADLSRFAAELLAPTLISPQTYKTAISVQFPGLNGILPGYGSKRPNDWGLGFEIRGQKNPHWTGLENSASTFGHFGQSGTFLWVDPSIDAACVVLTDRAFGDWAKPLWTELSDRVITDIR, from the coding sequence GTGCACAGTCTTGACGTCATCGATCAGTGGCCCGTCGACAACGCGGCAGCGGTCGTCCTCACGGGAGAATCTTCCGGCGGGGGCGGCCGCATTTCTGCGTCGCACGGCGACCAGAGCCGAGTATTTCCGTTGGCGTCGGTAACAAAACTCCTGTGCGCCTATGCAATTCTCGTTGCGGCGGAAGAGGGTGCCGTCGAACTCGATCAGCCGGCCGGCCCCGAAGGTTCCACGGTGCGCCATCTGCTGGCGCACGCGTCGGGACTGGCCTTCGGAGAGCGAGTCGTCCAAGCGCCCGTCGCGTCGAAGCGGATCTATTCGAGTGCGGGGTTCGAGGTGCTCGCCGAATTGATCGAACACGAAACCTCGATTCCTTTTGCCGACTATCTGGCCGAGGCGGTGTTCGAACCGTTGCAGATGACGACTGCGGCATTGGTCGGCCCCGCAGGTCACGGAGCGCAGGCATCGGCGGCCGACCTGTCCCGGTTCGCGGCTGAGCTACTCGCCCCGACGCTGATTTCGCCGCAGACGTACAAAACCGCGATTTCGGTACAATTCCCCGGACTCAATGGCATTTTGCCGGGATACGGCTCCAAGCGGCCTAATGATTGGGGATTGGGCTTCGAAATACGTGGACAAAAGAATCCACATTGGACCGGACTCGAGAATTCTGCGTCGACGTTCGGCCATTTCGGTCAATCCGGAACCTTCCTCTGGGTGGATCCCAGCATCGACGCTGCCTGCGTCGTTCTGACCGATCGCGCCTTCGGTGATTGGGCAAAGCCGCTATGGACTGAATTGTCCGATCGCGTAATAACGGACATTCGGTAA
- the acpM gene encoding meromycolate extension acyl carrier protein AcpM — protein sequence MAHTQEEIIAELGQIVEEVTGIEPSEVTADKSFVDDLDIDSLSMVEIAVQTEDKYGVKVPDEDLAGLRTVGDIVAYIQKLEAEGAEAKNAE from the coding sequence GTGGCCCACACTCAGGAAGAAATCATCGCGGAACTCGGCCAGATCGTCGAGGAGGTCACCGGAATCGAGCCTTCCGAGGTCACCGCTGACAAGTCGTTCGTCGACGACCTCGATATCGACTCGCTGTCCATGGTCGAGATCGCAGTTCAGACGGAAGACAAGTACGGCGTGAAGGTTCCGGACGAGGATCTGGCCGGCCTGCGCACCGTCGGCGACATCGTCGCGTACATCCAGAAGCTCGAAGCCGAAGGCGCCGAAGCCAAGAACGCAGAGTGA
- a CDS encoding acyl-CoA carboxylase subunit beta: protein MTILAPVTKSESSTDPRDPLARLENLFDPGTTVPLHPRDKSGVLAASGKIDGVRTIAYCSDATVMGGAMGLDGCKHLVDAINTAIDEQTPIVGLWHSGGARLAEGVEALHAVGLVFEAMVRASGLVPQISVVLGFAAGGAAYGPALTDVVIMAPEGRVFVTGPDVVRSVTGEQVDMVSLGGPDTHSKKSGVAHIAAHDESDALHRARRLVSMLCDQGTFDQRAAELGDSDLRAMMPASAKRAYDVRPIVHELLDNVEGESSFEELQGNYARSIVTGFGRMAGRTVGVIANNPLRLGGCLNSESAEKAARFVRLCNAFGVPLVVVVDVPGYLPGVSMEWEGVVRRGAKLLHAFAEASVPRVTVVTRKIYGGAYIAMNSRALGATAVFAWPNSEVAVMGAKAAVGILHKRALAAAPDDEREALHDRLAAEHEAIAGGVDRAVEMGVVDQEIDPAKTRSIVTAALAAAPNVRGQHKNIPL, encoded by the coding sequence ATGACCATCCTGGCCCCCGTGACTAAGTCCGAATCGTCGACAGATCCGCGTGATCCCCTAGCGCGCCTGGAGAATCTGTTCGATCCGGGAACCACGGTTCCGCTCCACCCCCGCGACAAGTCAGGTGTGCTCGCCGCTTCCGGAAAGATCGACGGTGTCCGCACCATCGCCTACTGTTCCGATGCCACCGTCATGGGCGGCGCTATGGGCCTCGACGGGTGCAAGCATCTTGTCGACGCCATCAACACCGCCATCGACGAGCAGACCCCCATCGTGGGGCTCTGGCATTCCGGTGGCGCCCGCCTCGCTGAGGGCGTCGAAGCTCTGCACGCTGTCGGACTTGTCTTCGAGGCAATGGTCCGCGCATCAGGCCTTGTCCCACAGATTTCCGTTGTCCTCGGATTTGCCGCCGGCGGCGCCGCGTACGGACCGGCCCTGACCGACGTCGTCATCATGGCGCCCGAAGGTCGAGTGTTCGTCACCGGACCCGACGTCGTACGCAGTGTGACGGGCGAGCAGGTCGACATGGTCTCGCTCGGCGGACCGGACACCCACAGCAAGAAGTCAGGCGTCGCGCATATCGCCGCGCACGACGAGTCCGACGCCCTGCATCGGGCACGCCGCCTCGTCTCCATGCTCTGCGATCAAGGCACGTTCGATCAGCGCGCCGCCGAACTCGGTGATTCCGATTTGCGGGCCATGATGCCGGCGTCGGCGAAGCGCGCGTACGACGTGCGTCCGATCGTTCACGAACTGCTCGACAACGTCGAAGGCGAGTCGAGTTTCGAAGAGCTGCAAGGTAACTACGCACGCAGCATCGTCACAGGGTTCGGCCGCATGGCCGGCCGCACTGTCGGTGTCATTGCCAACAATCCGCTGCGACTCGGCGGCTGCCTCAACTCCGAGAGCGCCGAGAAGGCCGCACGATTCGTTCGCCTGTGCAATGCCTTCGGCGTGCCGCTCGTTGTGGTCGTCGACGTCCCCGGATATCTCCCCGGTGTGTCGATGGAGTGGGAAGGCGTCGTCCGACGCGGGGCAAAGCTGTTGCATGCCTTTGCCGAAGCGAGCGTCCCCCGTGTCACCGTGGTTACTCGAAAGATCTACGGCGGCGCGTACATTGCCATGAATTCACGGGCGCTCGGCGCCACGGCGGTGTTCGCGTGGCCGAATTCCGAGGTTGCAGTCATGGGCGCAAAGGCCGCGGTGGGAATCCTGCACAAGCGCGCCCTTGCCGCTGCCCCCGACGATGAGCGTGAAGCCCTCCACGACCGGTTGGCTGCTGAGCACGAAGCCATCGCCGGCGGCGTTGACCGGGCAGTCGAGATGGGTGTGGTGGATCAGGAAATCGATCCGGCGAAGACTCGCAGTATCGTCACCGCCGCCCTCGCCGCCGCTCCGAATGTGCGTGGGCAGCACAAGAATATTCCGCTGTAA
- a CDS encoding DUF3145 domain-containing protein, translating into MQPNHLAELTTGVVFIHSSPAALCPHVDWALSAALGCPAKLRWTSQLADNGLLRATTDWSGPVGTGARLVDSLRAWPKLRFEVTENPSDGVDGERYSHVPGLGLWRGSTSANGDVVVGELRLRSIINAGGDIVGEIDRAMGAPWDEELEPYRCSGEGAEVMWLHRRVS; encoded by the coding sequence GTGCAACCGAATCACCTCGCGGAACTGACGACTGGTGTGGTCTTCATCCACTCGTCACCCGCAGCGCTATGCCCGCACGTGGATTGGGCTTTGTCCGCCGCGTTGGGTTGTCCTGCCAAACTGCGGTGGACATCGCAGTTGGCAGACAATGGACTGCTGCGTGCAACAACGGATTGGTCGGGGCCCGTCGGAACCGGTGCCCGACTGGTGGATTCACTACGTGCGTGGCCGAAGCTGCGATTCGAGGTTACCGAGAACCCCAGCGACGGCGTCGACGGTGAGCGCTACAGTCACGTGCCGGGTCTCGGACTGTGGCGCGGTTCCACCAGTGCCAACGGGGACGTTGTCGTCGGCGAACTGCGGCTGCGATCCATCATCAACGCGGGCGGCGACATCGTCGGAGAAATCGACCGGGCGATGGGCGCGCCGTGGGACGAAGAGCTGGAACCGTATCGATGCTCCGGCGAGGGTGCCGAAGTGATGTGGTTGCACCGCCGCGTCAGCTGA
- a CDS encoding carbohydrate kinase — protein MSDTRNLSVVVCGEGLVDLVPVGENFSPKLGGGPFNVALALGRLGSAVGFVSRLSADAFGDRMIASLTASGVDTSGVDRGPEPTTLAVVNLSGDGSARYSFYLEGTADRLFSAPELPDARAFSFGTLSLVLEPGASAYEALLIEAHARGRLTMVDPNIRPAVIADPDAYRRRFRTWLPSVDILKVSDDDAMWLGSVDGREWLDEGVGAILLTRGGDGLTVLTPGFEVSVPAPTVRVADTIGAGDTVHGALLAYLERHDALDPAAVRSFTAPQWEAALEFAARAAAVTVSRPGADPPWSAELSH, from the coding sequence ATGAGTGATACCCGAAATCTATCCGTCGTGGTGTGTGGTGAGGGACTGGTCGATCTGGTGCCGGTGGGGGAGAACTTCTCACCCAAGCTGGGCGGCGGACCGTTCAACGTCGCACTCGCTTTGGGCAGACTCGGGTCGGCTGTAGGGTTCGTCTCCCGGTTGTCGGCCGACGCGTTTGGTGATCGCATGATCGCCTCCCTGACCGCGTCGGGCGTCGACACCAGTGGAGTCGACCGTGGGCCGGAGCCGACCACACTCGCCGTCGTCAATCTTTCCGGCGACGGTAGCGCCCGGTACAGCTTCTATCTGGAGGGGACGGCGGATCGGCTCTTCAGTGCGCCGGAACTTCCCGACGCCCGCGCATTCTCCTTCGGGACCCTCTCGCTGGTGTTGGAACCCGGGGCGTCGGCATATGAAGCTCTGCTGATCGAGGCGCACGCACGCGGACGACTCACCATGGTGGACCCCAATATTCGCCCGGCCGTCATCGCTGACCCCGACGCGTACCGTCGACGCTTCCGCACGTGGTTGCCGTCCGTCGACATCCTCAAAGTGAGCGACGACGACGCGATGTGGCTGGGCTCGGTCGACGGCCGTGAGTGGCTGGACGAAGGTGTGGGGGCGATCTTGTTGACGCGCGGCGGCGATGGATTGACAGTGCTGACACCGGGATTCGAGGTGTCGGTACCGGCGCCGACGGTCCGGGTCGCAGACACCATCGGAGCGGGAGACACGGTGCACGGCGCGCTGTTGGCTTACCTGGAGCGTCACGACGCACTTGATCCCGCCGCTGTTCGCAGCTTTACGGCACCGCAATGGGAGGCGGCGCTGGAGTTCGCGGCGCGGGCGGCGGCCGTCACGGTGTCACGACCAGGTGCTGACCCGCCGTGGTCGGCGGAGTTGTCCCACTGA
- a CDS encoding ACP S-malonyltransferase — protein MISLLAPGQGSQTPGMLSPWLALPGAQDRLEMWSKAAGLDLVRLGTTATAEEITDTSVTQPLVVAAALLAYEEIESQGLLGADVIAAGHSVGELAAAAIAGVITADEAVALAALRGAEMAKACALEPTGMSAVLGGDEAEVLARIEELGLEAANRNAAGQIVAAGLLSALEELAANAPEKARVRALPVAGAFHTRFMAPAQDAVAAAAAKITPSDPTRTLLSNSDGAPVTSGADALTKLAAQVTRPVRWDLCSASLRTAEVTAIVELPPAGTLVGIAKREMRGTPTVALKNPEDISALSGLI, from the coding sequence GTGATTTCCTTGCTTGCCCCCGGACAGGGCTCTCAGACACCCGGCATGCTCAGCCCCTGGCTGGCATTGCCCGGAGCGCAAGACCGCTTGGAAATGTGGTCGAAAGCCGCAGGTCTCGACCTCGTCCGCCTCGGAACCACGGCGACCGCGGAAGAAATCACGGACACCTCCGTGACGCAGCCCCTGGTCGTCGCTGCAGCACTGCTTGCTTACGAGGAAATCGAATCACAAGGCCTCCTCGGAGCTGATGTCATTGCCGCCGGTCACTCGGTCGGTGAACTCGCTGCCGCGGCTATCGCCGGCGTCATCACTGCTGACGAAGCTGTCGCACTCGCTGCACTGCGCGGCGCGGAGATGGCCAAGGCGTGCGCACTCGAGCCCACCGGAATGTCCGCAGTACTCGGCGGCGACGAAGCCGAGGTACTGGCACGCATCGAGGAACTCGGCCTCGAAGCCGCCAACCGAAATGCTGCTGGTCAAATTGTTGCAGCTGGTTTACTCAGCGCTCTCGAAGAGCTTGCTGCCAATGCACCCGAGAAGGCTCGTGTTCGGGCACTGCCCGTCGCCGGCGCCTTCCACACCCGATTCATGGCTCCGGCTCAGGATGCCGTCGCAGCTGCTGCCGCCAAGATCACCCCGAGTGATCCCACGCGCACGCTGCTGTCCAATTCAGATGGCGCGCCGGTCACCTCTGGTGCCGACGCCCTCACCAAACTTGCCGCGCAGGTAACTCGTCCCGTCCGCTGGGACCTCTGCTCCGCTTCACTGCGGACCGCAGAAGTCACGGCGATCGTGGAACTCCCGCCGGCCGGAACCCTCGTCGGTATTGCCAAGCGCGAAATGCGTGGCACGCCGACGGTGGCCCTCAAGAACCCGGAGGATATCTCCGCTCTGTCCGGACTGATCTAG
- a CDS encoding CdaR family transcriptional regulator, producing the protein MPDPDSDVPAAGVPPVGVRRIRSSTSGLQASLSRRRQVRDPLPEALLRRVKQFSGRLATEAVTVMEEQLPFFDSLDASHRADVQLLVQTSVVNFLEWLRQLDSEISFGYESFPVIPQELARRLTLRQTVDMVRVAMEFFEKWLPALARNDQQLIALTEAVLRYGRELGFAAASVYASAAESRGALDSRLEALVVDAVVRGDTGSDMLSRAATLNWDATAPATVIVGSPPPDERVSVAGTVHATAAAHGRPVLAVVQGSRLVMVVSGDVTSKSAESEFMQDLLRSFAGGPVVIGPTTPSLSAAHFSASEAFAGIKAVAGWRGAPRPVFATELLPERALLGDQAAVDALQDHLVTPLAESGSVLTDTLDTYLDCGGAVETCARQLFVHPNTVRYRLKRITEVTGRDPTNPRDAYVLRIAATVGRLSEIDNKSDTTFTPVTPFTV; encoded by the coding sequence ATGCCTGATCCTGATTCTGATGTACCTGCAGCCGGGGTACCTCCGGTAGGAGTACGACGCATCCGGTCGTCGACTTCCGGGTTGCAGGCGTCGCTGTCGCGGCGGCGTCAGGTTCGTGATCCACTCCCCGAGGCTTTGCTGCGGCGGGTCAAGCAGTTCTCCGGGCGGTTGGCCACGGAAGCCGTGACGGTCATGGAGGAACAACTCCCCTTTTTCGACAGTCTCGACGCGTCCCACCGCGCCGACGTTCAGCTGCTGGTGCAGACGTCAGTGGTGAACTTCCTCGAATGGCTCCGGCAGTTGGATTCGGAGATCAGCTTCGGATACGAGTCGTTTCCGGTCATTCCCCAGGAGTTGGCGCGGCGGCTGACCCTGCGGCAGACGGTCGACATGGTTCGCGTTGCCATGGAGTTCTTCGAGAAGTGGCTGCCGGCATTGGCCCGTAACGATCAACAGCTCATCGCGTTGACCGAGGCCGTCCTCCGGTACGGACGTGAACTCGGATTTGCGGCCGCCTCGGTGTACGCCAGTGCCGCCGAATCCCGTGGCGCCTTGGACAGCCGGCTCGAGGCACTGGTGGTCGACGCAGTGGTGCGCGGCGACACCGGCTCCGACATGCTCTCTCGCGCAGCCACATTGAATTGGGATGCAACTGCGCCCGCAACCGTCATCGTCGGATCACCGCCGCCGGACGAACGCGTCTCGGTCGCAGGAACGGTCCATGCCACGGCAGCGGCCCATGGCCGACCGGTACTGGCAGTCGTTCAGGGCAGCCGTCTCGTGATGGTTGTCAGCGGCGACGTGACCAGCAAGTCCGCGGAGAGCGAGTTCATGCAGGATCTGCTGCGGAGCTTTGCAGGCGGCCCAGTAGTAATCGGCCCGACGACACCGAGTCTGAGCGCCGCACATTTCAGTGCGTCTGAGGCTTTTGCCGGAATCAAGGCGGTCGCGGGGTGGCGGGGAGCTCCGCGTCCGGTGTTTGCAACGGAACTCCTTCCCGAACGCGCACTACTCGGCGATCAAGCTGCCGTCGACGCTCTCCAGGACCATCTCGTCACTCCGTTGGCCGAAAGCGGCTCGGTTTTGACCGACACTTTGGACACATATCTCGACTGTGGAGGTGCGGTTGAGACTTGTGCACGTCAGCTGTTTGTTCATCCAAATACTGTGCGGTACCGCTTGAAGCGAATTACCGAAGTGACCGGTCGGGATCCAACCAATCCGCGCGACGCGTACGTGTTGCGTATAGCCGCTACGGTGGGCCGATTAAGCGAAATCGATAACAAATCGGACACAACGTTCACTCCAGTCACACCGTTCACAGTGTGA
- a CDS encoding NDMA-dependent alcohol dehydrogenase has protein sequence MKTKGAILWGLGEKWSVEEIEIGDPVAGEVQIRMEAAGMCHSDHHIVTGATPMPSFPVMGGHEGSGVITKLGPEVSGLEVGDHVVLSFIPACGTCPACSAGHQNLCDLGMGLLSGQAISDGTYRIQARGENVIPMCLLGTFAPYMVVNQSSVVKIDKDIPFEVAALVGCGVPTGWGSATHIADVKPGEDVVIMGVGGVGISALQGAVASGARYIFAIDPVPWKREQALKFGATHAFESAAAAIQPIIEVTHGRMAQKTIITVGEMKGEYVEEAMILTAKAGRCVVTAMGHLTDMDVKLNLFLMSMLQKDLQGNIFGGGNARQDVPNLLAMYKAGKLNLDDMVTRTYTLEGVNDGYQDMLDGKNIRGVIRYTEADW, from the coding sequence GTGAAGACCAAGGGTGCAATCCTGTGGGGCCTGGGCGAGAAATGGTCCGTCGAGGAGATCGAGATCGGCGATCCGGTAGCCGGCGAAGTCCAGATCCGCATGGAAGCGGCCGGAATGTGCCACTCCGATCACCACATCGTCACCGGCGCCACGCCGATGCCGTCGTTCCCCGTGATGGGTGGCCACGAAGGCTCGGGCGTCATCACCAAACTCGGCCCCGAGGTCTCCGGTCTCGAGGTCGGCGACCACGTCGTGCTGTCCTTCATTCCGGCCTGTGGAACCTGTCCGGCGTGTTCGGCCGGACATCAGAATCTCTGTGATCTCGGCATGGGACTGCTCAGCGGCCAGGCAATCAGTGACGGCACGTACCGAATTCAGGCTCGCGGCGAGAACGTGATCCCGATGTGCCTGCTCGGAACGTTTGCCCCGTACATGGTTGTGAACCAGTCCTCGGTGGTGAAGATCGACAAGGACATCCCGTTCGAGGTGGCCGCGCTTGTCGGTTGCGGCGTTCCTACCGGTTGGGGTTCGGCGACGCACATTGCCGACGTCAAGCCAGGCGAAGACGTCGTGATCATGGGCGTCGGCGGCGTCGGCATCAGCGCGCTGCAGGGTGCTGTCGCATCCGGTGCGCGGTACATCTTTGCCATCGATCCGGTGCCGTGGAAGCGAGAGCAGGCCCTGAAGTTCGGTGCCACCCACGCGTTCGAGAGTGCCGCTGCGGCAATTCAACCCATCATCGAGGTGACGCACGGACGCATGGCACAGAAGACCATCATCACCGTCGGTGAGATGAAGGGCGAGTACGTCGAAGAAGCGATGATCCTCACGGCCAAGGCCGGACGTTGCGTTGTCACCGCAATGGGTCACCTGACGGACATGGATGTCAAGCTCAATCTGTTCCTGATGTCGATGCTGCAGAAGGACCTTCAGGGCAACATTTTCGGCGGCGGCAACGCCCGCCAGGATGTTCCGAACCTGCTCGCGATGTACAAGGCGGGCAAACTCAACCTCGACGACATGGTCACTCGCACGTACACCCTCGAAGGTGTCAACGACGGCTACCAGGACATGCTGGACGGCAAGAATATCCGCGGCGTGATCCGTTACACCGAAGCGGACTGGTGA
- a CDS encoding KasA/KasB family beta-ketoacyl-ACP synthase: MTSASTRRGKFPDIVVTSLATTTSVAGDVDGTWKALLAGESGIGVLDDPFIDEFDLPIRIGGHLKVSPDEGLSRVEIRRMSWVERLALTLGRTVWSNAGSPEVDQDRLAVVIGTGLGGGDTLIDAVDKLRGGGYRKVSPFSVQMVMPNGPAATVGLELGARGGVITPVSACSSGSEAIAHAHRMLVMGDVDMVVAGGVESFIDAVPIASFAMMRAMSTNNDNPTAASRPFDKDRDGFVFGEAGALMILETEEHAKARGATIHARLLGAGITSDGYHIVAPHPEGLGAARAMTRAIEMAGLSKADIKHINAHATATPIGDIAEATAINAAVGNHAAVYGPKSALGHSIGAVGALESVLTVLAVRDGIIPPTLNLENQDPEIDLDVVKGEARTGSFDFALNNSFGFGGHNVALAFGRA; encoded by the coding sequence GTGACTTCCGCTTCTACCCGCAGGGGGAAATTTCCCGACATCGTTGTCACGAGCCTCGCGACGACGACGTCGGTGGCTGGTGATGTGGATGGCACGTGGAAGGCTTTGCTCGCCGGCGAAAGCGGCATCGGAGTCCTCGACGACCCGTTCATCGACGAATTCGACCTTCCGATTCGCATCGGCGGGCACCTCAAGGTTTCACCGGACGAGGGTCTGTCGCGAGTGGAAATCCGACGGATGAGTTGGGTCGAGCGACTCGCACTGACCCTCGGCCGGACTGTGTGGAGCAATGCCGGCAGTCCCGAGGTCGATCAGGACCGCCTCGCGGTTGTCATCGGCACCGGACTGGGCGGCGGCGACACCTTGATCGACGCAGTCGACAAGCTTCGCGGGGGTGGATACCGCAAGGTGTCCCCGTTCTCGGTGCAGATGGTCATGCCGAACGGGCCGGCGGCAACAGTGGGACTCGAGCTCGGCGCCCGTGGTGGCGTCATTACTCCTGTCTCGGCCTGTTCGTCCGGTTCCGAAGCGATTGCTCACGCGCACCGCATGCTTGTCATGGGTGACGTGGACATGGTGGTGGCCGGCGGGGTCGAGAGCTTCATCGACGCCGTTCCCATCGCAAGTTTTGCCATGATGCGTGCGATGAGCACCAACAACGACAATCCGACTGCGGCTTCGCGTCCGTTCGACAAGGACCGCGACGGATTTGTGTTCGGTGAAGCCGGCGCGCTGATGATCCTCGAAACCGAGGAGCACGCGAAGGCACGTGGCGCGACGATTCACGCACGTTTGTTGGGCGCGGGAATCACGTCCGACGGTTACCACATCGTGGCACCGCATCCCGAGGGTCTGGGCGCGGCGCGAGCCATGACGCGGGCAATCGAGATGGCCGGCCTGTCGAAGGCCGACATCAAGCACATCAATGCTCACGCCACCGCGACGCCGATCGGCGACATCGCGGAGGCAACGGCAATCAATGCCGCCGTGGGAAACCACGCGGCGGTGTACGGACCGAAATCCGCACTGGGACACTCGATCGGCGCTGTCGGCGCCCTCGAGTCCGTTCTGACGGTTCTGGCTGTGCGCGACGGGATCATTCCGCCGACGCTCAATCTCGAAAACCAGGATCCAGAGATCGATCTCGACGTCGTCAAGGGCGAAGCCCGAACCGGCAGTTTCGATTTCGCACTGAACAACTCGTTCGGTTTCGGTGGGCACAATGTTGCGCTCGCTTTCGGCCGGGCATAG